From the genome of Gavia stellata isolate bGavSte3 chromosome 3, bGavSte3.hap2, whole genome shotgun sequence, one region includes:
- the LOC132316751 gene encoding protein N-terminal glutamine amidohydrolase-like isoform X2 — translation MARPAAAYEAAVPPRPACAYTSCYCEENVWKLCDYIRRQDQYPLEEFYAVFISNDRRMIPLWKQKSGHGDEPVVWDYHVILLHVSGGEQNFIYDLDTVLPFPCPFDVYSVEAFRLDDSLHPEFRRKIRMIRADLYLKTFASDRSHMKDANGKWQKPPPSYPCIETAVKVYTKVVQRVEDAWTAVAGSVLAGASWLLRTFCLGKPYSCDS, via the exons ATGGCGCGGCCGGCGGCCGCCTACGAGGCGGCCGTGCCACCCCGCCCCGCCTGTGCCTACACCAGCTGCTACTG CGAAGAAAACGTTTGGAAACTTTGTGACTACATCAGGCGTCAGGATCAATACCCTTTAGAAGAATTTTATGCTGTTTTCATATCCAATGATAGGAGGATG ATTCCACTTTGGAAGCAGAAATCAGGACACGGAGATGAGCCTGTTGTCTGG GACTACCATGTTATTCTACTTCATGTTTCCGGCGGAGAGCAGAACTTCATTTATGACCTTGACACAGTGTTGCCGTTTCCGTGTCCTTTTGACGTGTACAGTGTGGAGGCCTTTAGGTTGGATGACAGCCTTCATCCAGAATTTCGCAG GAAAATCAGAATGATTCGGGCAGATTTGTATTTGAAGACGTTTGCTTCAGACAGATCTCATATGAAAGATGCAAACGGGAAATGGCAGAAACCTCCTCCTTCATACCCTTGCATTGAAACTGCAG TAAAGGTTTATACAAAGGTAGTGCAGCGAGTGGAGGATGCCTGGACTGCAGTGGCCGGTTCAGTGTTAGCTGGGGCCTCCTGGTTGCTGAGGACTTTCTGCCTGGGGAAACCTTATTCTTGTGATAGTTGA
- the LOC132316751 gene encoding protein N-terminal glutamine amidohydrolase-like isoform X1, whose amino-acid sequence MARPAAAYEAAVPPRPACAYTSCYCEENVWKLCDYIRRQDQYPLEEFYAVFISNDRRMIPLWKQKSGHGDEPVVWDYHVILLHVSGGEQNFIYDLDTVLPFPCPFDVYSVEAFRLDDSLHPEFRRKIRMIRADLYLKTFASDRSHMKDANGKWQKPPPSYPCIETADSKMNLDDFISMNPKVGWGSVFPLPDFVHRFGRQTDYSYSLEGQ is encoded by the exons ATGGCGCGGCCGGCGGCCGCCTACGAGGCGGCCGTGCCACCCCGCCCCGCCTGTGCCTACACCAGCTGCTACTG CGAAGAAAACGTTTGGAAACTTTGTGACTACATCAGGCGTCAGGATCAATACCCTTTAGAAGAATTTTATGCTGTTTTCATATCCAATGATAGGAGGATG ATTCCACTTTGGAAGCAGAAATCAGGACACGGAGATGAGCCTGTTGTCTGG GACTACCATGTTATTCTACTTCATGTTTCCGGCGGAGAGCAGAACTTCATTTATGACCTTGACACAGTGTTGCCGTTTCCGTGTCCTTTTGACGTGTACAGTGTGGAGGCCTTTAGGTTGGATGACAGCCTTCATCCAGAATTTCGCAG GAAAATCAGAATGATTCGGGCAGATTTGTATTTGAAGACGTTTGCTTCAGACAGATCTCATATGAAAGATGCAAACGGGAAATGGCAGAAACCTCCTCCTTCATACCCTTGCATTGAAACTGCAG ACTCCAAGATGAACTTGGATGATTTCATCAGTATGAATCCCAAAGTGGGATGGGGCTCAGTGTTCCCCCTTCCAGACTTTGTGCATCGATTTGGCAGACAGACTGACTACAGCTATTCCTTGGAAGGACAGTGA